A region from the Vicia villosa cultivar HV-30 ecotype Madison, WI linkage group LG3, Vvil1.0, whole genome shotgun sequence genome encodes:
- the LOC131655141 gene encoding pEARLI1-like lipid transfer protein 3 — MTLNKLSSIILVFSLLSYSTFTDATDGSSPSPNSTPIAASPSQQGQCPIDNLKLRDCVGLLGVINYGNPPFGGKCCALIDDLVDLEAATCLCIALKANVLGIKVDIPINLSLILSACKKTVPPEYKCV, encoded by the coding sequence ATGACTTTGAACAAACTCTCTTCTATAATTTTAgtgttttctcttctttcttactCAACATTCACGGATGCCACCGATGGCTCTTCACCATCACCAAACTCAACACCAATTGCTGCCTCACCTTCACAACAAGGTCAATGCCCCATAGACAATTTAAAGTTAAGGGATTGTGTTGGTCTTTTAGGGGTGATTAATTATGGAAATCCACCTTTTGGTGGTAAATGTTGTGCATTAATAGATGATTTGGTTGATTTGGAAGCTGCAACTTGTCTTTGTATTGCACTTAAGGCCAATGTGCTTGGAATCAAGGTTGATATACCTATCAACCTCAGCTTAATCCTTAGTGCTTGCAAAAAAACAGTTCCTCCAGAATATAAATGTGTCTAA